The following are from one region of the Isoalcanivorax indicus genome:
- a CDS encoding alpha-E domain-containing protein — protein MLSRTASELYWMSRHLERAENTARMLDVAWNLSLIPFAATVDEEVAAPLKISGTWDRYISRYDTVQINNVMHFFSLDEENPGSIYNCIRSARENAHAVRGRITSEVWESINATWIELQSIRRYGLIAMGASAFMDWVKERSHLFRGAAYGTMIRNDAFRFLRVGTFIERADNTARILDVKHQIHTGVGNSAVEYYRWNALLRSVGAYEAYREIYTDRVTSEHIAEMLIFRAEVPRSLRSCVEMLAELLPSVEGEAGMDAKRLVAVQFARLQYGDISHVFEVGLHEYLTDFLRRINELADTIQSAYLELV, from the coding sequence ATGCTGAGCCGGACTGCCTCGGAACTCTACTGGATGTCCCGTCATCTGGAGCGTGCGGAAAACACGGCGCGGATGCTGGATGTGGCCTGGAACCTGTCGCTGATTCCGTTTGCAGCGACGGTGGACGAAGAAGTGGCGGCGCCGCTGAAAATCTCGGGGACCTGGGATCGCTATATCAGTCGTTACGACACGGTGCAGATCAACAATGTGATGCACTTCTTTTCGCTGGACGAGGAAAATCCCGGCAGCATCTACAACTGTATCCGCAGCGCGCGGGAGAATGCGCATGCCGTGCGCGGGCGCATTACCAGTGAGGTGTGGGAGAGCATCAACGCCACCTGGATCGAATTGCAGAGCATTCGCCGTTACGGTCTGATTGCCATGGGTGCCAGTGCCTTCATGGACTGGGTCAAGGAGCGCTCGCACCTGTTCCGGGGGGCGGCTTACGGCACCATGATTCGTAACGATGCGTTCCGCTTCCTGCGCGTGGGTACCTTTATCGAGCGGGCCGACAACACGGCTCGTATCCTTGATGTGAAACACCAGATTCATACCGGCGTCGGCAACAGTGCGGTGGAGTATTACCGCTGGAATGCGCTGTTGCGTTCTGTTGGCGCCTACGAGGCCTATCGCGAGATTTATACCGATCGTGTCACCTCTGAGCATATCGCCGAGATGCTGATTTTTCGCGCCGAAGTACCTCGTTCCCTGCGTTCCTGCGTGGAAATGCTCGCGGAGCTGCTGCCGTCGGTGGAAGGTGAAGCAGGCATGGATGCAAAGCGGCTGGTGGCGGTCCAGTTTGCGCGTCTGCAGTATGGCGATATCAGTCATGTGTTCGAGGTCGGGCTGCATGAATACCTGACGGATTTCCTGCGCCGTATCAACGAACTGGCGGATACCATCCAGTCCGCCTACCTGGAACTGGTGTGA